The DNA window AAGCCGAAGAAAGCGGTATCTCATCTGAAACAGAAATAGGCAGTCGCTCCTCTGGATATGCCTGAAGAACGAAGTTCGCTTCAGTGCCAAGTTTTCCAACCTGGGCGACGTGCAGCAGCTCCTCCTTTACGAAGGCTTCTTGCTCATTCCTTTGATCCTCAGCTTCCTTTGTAGACTTACTAGCACCTTTATCACATATAGCAAAGTCATCGGAAGCTGGTATAGGCATACCTCCCAAATCCTCCTTCATTGTTTCCGTCTGCTCTATAACCAGTTGCGCGGGCGTGAAGGGCTGGGCAAACGGCTTAATACCTTCCGGTGGAGATGATATTTCATCAAAGTTTTGAGTTTTATAACCAGAAGCTGATTCAAGAACAGCATAGTCCTCGTCGTTCTGAAAAATACAGCATTTGGGTGGGGTGAATATTTgctaatattaaaaaaatatatcttttCACCGCtcttattaaagaaaataaagacCAAACTATAGCATTTTTTACGATCTTGAaaaagaataaatatttattaaatatttatagaagTGGTGTTCCTCTTGGCTTGCTTTGCTTTCTAATTTTCTCACAAGGGAGAAAGCATGAATGCAACGCATATAAGAATGTCTGCCAGGCTGTTTTTTCGGATTTCCAACacacatttttgaattttggcGCGCGCACATTTATTTCCAAAGCATGCATATTATTATAATGACATCAGCGAGCTTGCCATATCATAacttttaaagaaaaatagtAAAATCGAAACTTTACCTCATCATTATCATGTAGGCACCAGTTCCTCGacaatataaaattattttttaatttgatacACATGATACACCAATATTATATTGTTGCTATGATGTTGAATAATCATACAAGCTCTTAAGGGGTATACAGGTGTTTTATACCCGTTTCTTGTGGAGTAAAAGAGTATACCAGAtccgttgaaaagtatgtaacaggaaAAAAGAACTGCCTATATTGCCACCCccacaattttttaaaaagtttgatATTTCGTctaatttttattagtcttgtaaatttgtttagattttgtttgtcttgccaatttatatcggtataccaaaaacactttGACAACGTCCCTTTTTACCACCTATAAAAAAACCCCAAAACGTTCACGCCCACGCTTTTAaagaattaattttttttcatttcattctcCAACATCTATCGATACaacagaaaaatgatgaaattttgTGTTCGGGGACAGACTCTAGCATTATCTCTTGTTTTAATGCATAAGTATTAAGAGCCAAATCTTACTTCCTTTGTTTGTAAGTTTGACAAACTTGTAATATATAACTATTGAAAGCTAAATCTTCTAGATTCCTTTTTTGTAAGTGtgacaattttttaaaaattcttttgttttcgaaatacatatgtattttcaAATTGACAACGGAAAAAACTACAACATACCggtaaaaaacaacaaaaaacaggaaaacatTCAACGAAAACCATAAAAATGCGGATGGGAAAGGTCTCTGTTACTTTAAGTAGTGACATAGCGTTAGCTTTGGACTCTGCCACCGCAGGTGTCGGGAAAATGTAATGAATGAAAGGGCGGCGATGGAACTTTTCCGCTATCACGCGAAGACTGTATCCCAGCACCAAAAGCAGTGCGCTCTAAAACTCTAAAATGTCATTGACCAGTAAATGCCACTAGAGGGGGCAATTTGCCATCGGACGGGGCTCGTTCCCAACTCCCTGTTGATGCTTTCCACTTTTAGCTCACTCGCTCAATGGGCGGCTGACTTTCTTCAGCTACACTTAAAAACAGCATTTgctttttctgttttatatataagcttattacattttatgttGGATTAAACAATCTTTATTAAACCTTATCTGTACAAATTTTTTGTATCGtaaaatacaaattgtttctcctaaaataaatattttttttattgaatataCTAAGAACAAGAAAGGAAGCTATATTCGGCAAGACGAAGCTTGTACTGACGCATACGGAATaagaacaaaaacaacgaaacTATGATTTATTCTAATATTTTCGTCCGATTTTaagtaaaaattatattgtCAGGCATCTGCTGTAGACCGAATATGAACACCGTATGATTAGAAACGAGGAAGGCACTCTGATTTTcttcttaattttttattaatcttTTCCTTTTTCAGTTTCCTTCGTGTTGACCACCACTCCACTCACGGATTGGACTGTTGCTCAAGCGTAATGGGGTTAAAAGTGAGCTGAAGCGAACAAGACCAAAAggcataaaatacaaaaacggGGCTTAGACAGACAAAAGCTCTCTTAGCGTAgttcacatttattttagttgtTTGTCATGACTCATCGCCAAATTTACATCATAGTACATTTTGTAAAGGTAAGGTGTTTTTTATATGTTTCAATAAGTTGTAATAACAGCGAACATTGTTAGGAACATTTCATATCAGTTCCCAATGTCTGCTCATAGAAAATTAGCCGGCCGGTAAATTCGTTTTTCTAGGCTTTTTTTGCTGCTATTTTTATTCtcttaaaaaatgtataaccATCGAAAGCATTTTGAACGCCatgaaaaacaaatattttccgGCCCTATAATGGGCTTGATAAACATCACAATGCTGTTGCCATAGTCTGTGTGAATTTATATCCATTTTCGTACTTGAAGAAACGAAAGAATGAAAGACTGGCAATGAGTAACTCACACTTACTTGCTCACTAGCTCGTACGTGTTTGCATGAGTGTATAATAGAAGGGAGTGTGTGCTTGCTTGCCAAAAAGCTGCAAAGAGAACGCAACGATGACATCAACAATTTGGCGTAAGCGACCGAAAATAATGCCAATTTCCATGTTTGATgagtaaaatataataaaaaaaataactgcTAATTTCTCGGTAACGTCTTAGAGGCGGCATTGCACACTCTAGTACCTTCACTAGGAAAGACCaagtaaaaaatttaaaatgtttatggcACATACAACGAAATAACcgacaaaaacaaataaataataacatacGGCGTATATTTTCCTAAAATTGGGAAATAAACATATGTtaactaaaaattaatataaaggaaactttaaattttaagttttatattaattgAATTACAATAAATTTAGGTGTTTGAATAAGTAAATGTCCGAAAGTTTGTAACCCTTCCCCTCCTTTTTAGCATTCAATACTTGATACGGCTcgttaaaaatttaaaagggTATAGGAGTAAGACACAAATGGAAGTGAgacatacgtatgtatgtatgtagctATAGAGCCCAAAAAAGGAATGCAATAACGAGTACCAGGGGTATTTACTTATAGagtaatatatacataagtcGAAAGCCAACCCGGCTGAAtcgttctctcttgttttgttttgggttatttacatatgtaacgcatttttcaaattatttttcttcgtcgatatttaaaaattatccTTTAAGTGTCTTATTTGAGTGTTCCCGGCTTTGTAATTCCAATTTTTAAACTATCAAAAAAAGTTTACAAATCGgaacaaaaggaaaaagacACAGGAAGAGCATATTATGAGTCAGTAGTGACTAGAATGATATTTCTATTACTAGTAAAagaaataatacatttttaattattttactatttttgGTATTGTaccaataaaaaaaagcacaTTCTATTATCAAGACACATCTATATACGTAAATTTCATTGGTATTTatgctattaaaaaaaaataacgtaaGACCACGTTCAACATACATACAATCAAGATTTGATGTCATCCTATTGTCGTAATAATTGAACTTTTTTTGtttccaataaaaaaaaaaatgttattcaAAACGAATTCTTCAGCGTAAGTAAgactttaatattaaatttgagATTAAGACAATTCGTTGACATGCATTCgccaaccaatactaacaattTAATTACTCTGCTACCATATGCAACAATATTGCTTTCCTTATTTTATGTACATCGTACTACGTCACCGGCTTTAAAAGAAATTGTcccaaattaaaaaaatgtttatgcaCTGACAGGtatgaaaaaattaataacaaattaaTACTAAACGCAAGGAATGTCACTTACTCCATACACAGGTATACAtattaaatgttaaaaaaaatatatagaaaatatacACGTTTTCTAAAAATATGGCGAAAGCTAAGATTTTTACACTTTTTCACATTACCTCTATTTCTGTGAAAGCTAAATAATTACCCGAATACGAATATTAAGATTGAAAAAAGAGAGATAAAAACATTTAGAAAGCAACCGCACTACATACATTTCGATACTCACATTAGAACGGAGTCGCAGCCATGAAATTGGCTGGCTTTCTTGGCCAACTCGGTCCTGAAGTCTGACTATAAAACACTCAAAGCTAAGCCTCcgtattaaaataaaaccagTAAGTTGCAcgataaaagaaaaaatgagGACAGAAAATTAAAGACAAACCAGCAAATTCATAAAACGGTAAAATATGCGATACAAGCAGAATGAACAGcagccagaaaaaaaaaattttgcacagaCGGAAAAAATTGGTAATGGTCCAAGTCGTAATAAAACACCTGGCCAAGTTTGTTGGCCAGCACACGAACATTGGTTTTGGAAAATGGAGAAGAAACGGGAAGCAcaggaagaaaaaaaaattgaaaaggcAACGCACTTATATTCTTTGCAATTGGCCCCAAGATTTTGAAAAAGGGACAGCGATGCTGCCCTTGCGAAGACTGCATTCTAAATatcaaaataatttgcattttcttGTCATATTCATAAAACACTAATTTTGATATTTTGATGGTTTGGCATCCGTTCATGGACAGTTCAGATTTCAATATCTTTTATTCAATAGTAtctatagatatatagatagaatATCTATATATCACTTTCCACAGCGCCtggcaattaaaaacttttcgatTAACAATCCCCAAAGCACTGCGCCAATGCGCACACACCTACCTCCAGCTACGATTAAACTATATTTATATGCCAGGATCCCAGCTCCCACCACTGATTCATGCGTTGCAGGGGCAACGAAAAGACACAACTTAGTACTTGGCAGAGGATTTTTGACTTTTAAAATACACATGGCCATGGGATGAGGAAGACAGCCAAGCTATGAATCTCAGAAAATGCAATGCGATCATACAGCTGTGACCatctaaataaaaacataaattgtTATTAAACAGTTCTTATAGGTAGTTAACTAACATAAATTCCCCTGATTTACTTACACTTTAActgtttataaaaaatttctGTACTTTGATGTTCACTAAAGCCTTTATTAATGTCTATtattaacttaaataaattgtttttgcGTTAAGCATGCACTATATTTTCTTAAACAAATATGaggaaattgtttaaatttaagttaCTAACAAAAAGGTCATAAAAATGTTATgaaaattttgtaaattattgCGGGAGCTTAGTGTCGAAATGAACAAAATTTGTCTATACATTTCTTGACTAAAATTCGCAGTCGCAAAAAGTGAGTCATTACTTAGGCGCGTGAACATGTTTGTGCTTCTGTAATGTTTCCTAATCACGTTTTGATCGCCTGATTATTGTCGGGGCTGCTTTGACAAGGTGCGACTTAAAAGCAATTTTAATCGGTGCACCAGAAGCACACAATATCTGCACAACAATCATaataaacaagagagaatgctatagtcgagttccccgactaccagatacccgttactcagctagagCTAATGCCAACGCGAAAtctcataatttttctgggatatcgatagatattggggaataaaatgagaaaaaaataaataaaaagttttataaatgggcgtggcagtttttggcggttttagggagtggcaaacatttttttttttttttttcaaatcgAAATTTACAACACTAatcaaaatgtgaaaaaacatcaacatatttttaaaagtgtgcaTTTTAAAAGTGCAGACTTTATATTTGATAGTGGCAAACAGTTAGTTTGTGGTTGTCGTAGCTGTTAGAGTGCTAGTCTATCTATCGTGATAGACATTTATGGCAAACTCAACTTGGGTAATGATTCAATTTAAGCTTTAAATACTTCATAGAATAAGAATCGCTTTCTTTTACTTGATAGATACTTTTAGAATACATTCAAAGGAAGAAGTAAAGGGAACCAACAAAAGCTAACAgcaataatatacatatttacgtTTCGTATATGTGCATGCACGCGAAAACCGTACGCACATgcatatgtgtatatgtatgaccgaattaaaaatttttaagttCTCTCTATCCTCTGTTTTAAAACTTACTGTGTTTTTGTGCATCTCTGTTAGTAAATGCAGCGTATATTGTTGTTCTAATTATGAAAGCGTGTCTGTGTGTGAtcaaatgtacatacatacatatgcattaAAGTTTCAATTGGGACTTGCAACGAAGCGAAAAGACTGCCACTTCTCGCAGAGGTTGGCAACGCCATTAGCTTTTTATTGTTGGTGCTAGTAGTTTTGCAGATTGCAGACacaaagagaaagagagctGACGAGAGAGCTAAATTTCATTCGAACTCAGCTCATCGAAATCTCAAAAACGAACGAAACccaaacataaaaaataagaattacGGGTAACAGTTTATTGAAAAGTTTACGTTTTAATATATGTTTATGAATCGCAGGAAACAACCTTTTTAGTTAACGATTTTAATAACAGCTGTTCACTAATATAAGGAATGAAAAAACCTTTTACCTATTTTACTTAGGATTGCAAACATTACCAATATAAATTTGTACTTTAAATTGCCGCTGCAACACTTTTAGTTGATTAAGCCAAAAGAAGGACAAACCATTAATTTTAGAAATAAAACAGACaacacaaataaacacaaaactCTGTCTTAATCAAAACCCAAAACCATATTCCTGTCAATGGAAACACTTGTATGTCCTGTTGGGTGTAAAAATTGTGTACCACACGTccaacaacaaaaagcaaCCCCACCCAAGTGCAACAAACAAAGGGAGAGCGTAGGAAACAGCAATGTCGACAGTGCCGCGAGAGCGAGCCAAATGACGCACCCCAggacaaaataaaatataaaaagagcACACCTCAATAATAATTACAAcagaatttaattaatacTATTCAGCAATCATCAGAAAAAATATTACTAAGTATGTTAAACAAACTAAAGTGGTTATGAAGTTAAAAACTAGGCTgcgcattaaatattaattatgtGAAACTAAATACTACTCATTCGAAATCGAATAAATTATTGCCTTTTAAAAAAGTAAGCCCCATAAGCACTTAAAGGAAGAGCGTAAAAAGGAGGATTTAGGAATGAATGAAGTCCACAGGCGGTGTAGCGGCTCATGCACATACGATTTTCAAACACAAAAGAGTATACCAACAAAGTTAATTATTAATCTTAGAAACTTGGGATTTCAAATGAAGTGTGTACAATAATAGTTTTTGCAAACTTTCTCATGTATTTTAGCTTACCTGTGGAGGAGCTTCAGATGAAACAACCCCAAAGAATTGGGATTCCGGATCCAACGTGTAACCCTCAACTAGCTCCTTGGTGTCTTCAACCAGATGTTTCTCTGCAGTGGAGGAAAGGGGCGAAGGTGTGATGTCTACAATACCATCTTGCTGAGATTCCAGCTCCAATTTCGCCACAGGCGAGTCTGCTTCGGAGCTCAACTGGGGTGCACTGGTGTCTAGCAATAAACTCTGGTCGGCAAAAATATCAGAGCACTCAGCAGGAAGCTGCATTTGCTCCTGGCGGCCCTCTTGCTCCTTTTTGGAGGTGTGttccaaataaaatgaagCCTGCATTGGATCTTGCTGAGTGTTATCGAATAATGTGTGCGATTCCTGATTGTTTGGGAAGTCGGCCTGAAACTGGAGCTCTTCTGTAGAAGGCGACTTCGAGACACGTTCTTTCTCCTCCACATGAATTAGTTCCTTATCGTCACAAGTCTGAATTGGCAAAGGTTGCACGGAATTTAGAATATCTTCAATGGAGGCGTTGTGCTCGGCATAAATAGATTGTTTCATGATGTCGGCGTCGTCGGGCACCTGATCTAGTGGCAACTCCATATCGACACTTGTCTCTGGACCGTGATCCAGAACATCCCTTAAGGCTGCTTGGTCAGCGGTTCCTATACCGTTCAACAACTGCATCTCCAGGTGTCCTGCCCCAAAAATGTCCGATTCCTGCTCCAACTCGTGGGGTCGCATATCCGCTTCAATGTCAAATTCCCTCTCGTCGGGCACGGCAATACCATCCATGTTGATCCTGGCGAAT is part of the Drosophila sechellia strain sech25 chromosome 3R, ASM438219v1, whole genome shotgun sequence genome and encodes:
- the LOC6619546 gene encoding 205 kDa microtubule-associated protein isoform X3 — encoded protein: MEHHEDNAQLDNYLQNRLAENLQISGGTGEHNPHLADAAGGNGSAPGIAPSKSDEVDGEEDEEWKYIHEVRQSEKLQQEMLALTKETGNGFVPERDSDNQVLGNGAAVVFNLVYEEDVEVIKNDGDFSTNSNTTTTTDEVVARQAQEPNQLPEQLQQQQIESQGVHEDPRQEDEDEHSSVATTYGTSSLSENNSSPLDQEEVVMVAQTVGKEQLVGFDNKENCYFVKELEENHSQLNPNAVAFVPGFGSQSSSPLPAAEDPLPGVQPRPFLPGGTLDDLVAESPRKEFARINMDGIAVPDEREFDIEADMRPHELEQESDIFGAGHLEMQLLNGIGTADQAALRDVLDHGPETSVDMELPLDQVPDDADIMKQSIYAEHNASIEDILNSVQPLPIQTCDDKELIHVEEKERVSKSPSTEELQFQADFPNNQESHTLFDNTQQDPMQASFYLEHTSKKEQEGRQEQMQLPAECSDIFADQSLLLDTSAPQLSSEADSPVAKLELESQQDGIVDITPSPLSSTAEKHLVEDTKELVEGYTLDPESQFFGVVSSEAPPQLFGKQAHTPFYYTLMQTRTS